The Thermotoga neapolitana DSM 4359 sequence GGAGTAGGAGAAAAATCTAGAATCTTCTTCAGAATAATTCTTTTCTGGTTCTTCGTTCATCAGCATCTGGTAGGCCTCGTTTATCTGTTTCATCTTTTCTTCTGCCAGATCCCTGAGTGGATGATCCTTGTAGCGATCTGGATGATACTTTTTCACAAGTTCGCGGTAAGCCCTCTCTATTTCTTCCTTCGAAGCACCAGGCTCAACACCGAGAACTTCATAGGGATTCACGGAAATCACCTCCACAGTTATATGTTATCAGATCTTCAGAGTTTGTGATATATCCCACATTTGTATGTTAGTCAAAAGATTATTTAACTATACTTTGTATATTTTATTCACTAAACCAGGGTAAGTTCCATTTATTCACAAAGCGGGTGGTGATTGTAACTGACTCCTGATGTGCGATACGGAGTATGCAACTGTCGGTAACGAAAAAATTCATGCGGGTTTGAGAGAGGTGATGTATGCATGGAAAATGGAATAATGAGCGAGAATGTGAAACAGGGTATGAGAATATGTCTTCATCTGTGTTTATGTATCTATCATGAATAAAGAAACCACACACTTAGTCTCTAACCTTTTAAGGAGTGCCTTTTTGAACAAATTTGTGAAAATGAGAACTAGTTGATTTTCCCATAAAACAACTCAAAATGCCCTGACCTAGGTTAGGATAATTTATCTTTTGATTTTGTCTTTCTTTAGGCTTTCTATTGACTATGTAATTATTCCATTTTTCCAAACAGTACTTGACTTGATCTTTCTGTGTGTTAGAATCACCTGTGATGAAACACCTTCTGTATGTCCTCATATATTCTTGCTTTTTGAAATGCTTTGTGGTATAATTTCTCTGAAATCCAACGGGTTTCAATACTTCCTTAGAGGTATGGAAACCGTAGTTCCTCACGGTGCCGGAGCAAACCTCGAACTCGTTTCAATACTTCCTTAGAGGTATGGAAACTGTTTCGTGTAAGTGTGAATCTCAGAACGTTGCCTTGTTTCAATACTTCCTTAGAGGTATGGAAACTCTTGAGGGGGTGAGGGTTGATCTTCTTTCCACCTCGTTTCAATACTTCCTTAGAGGTATGGAAACAAAGGACACTGTCGTATATGGTAGGACATGACGGCACCGAGTTTCAATACTTCCTTAGAGGTATGGAAACTTTTTCTTTGCGTGAAGTAAGCGTTTGGGAATTCTGTTTCAATACTTCCTTAGAGGTATGGAAATTGAGCCATGAGCCAGGCTTCTCTTTTACAATTAGCAGTTTCAATACATCCTCAGAGGTATGATTTACCCACCAAAAGTATCCTGTGCTCTGACCTCAAAACATCCTCATCCCTAATCCTGTTGTACCGGGGGAGGCAGGGGGATTGAATATGAGAATATTCGTTAAAATCCAGCCCGAAAGTGGTTCTGAGGGTAAATTTCCTGCTGATTACAGAAGAATCTTTATGTCTCTATTGAAGCAAGTGTATAAGCGTACACCGTTTGAAGAAATTGTTAATTCTCACGATCGAATACCAAAACCCTATGTCTTCAGTGTTGGTTTCAACAAAATAAAAGATATCTCCGGAGACTCGATAATCTTTGAGTCTCCTATTTTTTTTAATTTTTCTTCCTCTATTCCCCAGATGGTGGGTTATTTATATAACTACATCGTTTCGCAGGATTCAATCATGAACGGATTGAAGGTTGCAGGTGTGGATCTTCCTGTTCCAAAGATCATAACATCCAAAACGGTGACCTTTAAAATCATGGGAAGCGCTGTTTTAACAAGGGCAGAAAAGGATAGATACTACGTGTTACCTGAAGACAACGATTTTGAAGAGGCTTTGAATCATTCCATACAGGTTCGATTGAATCTTTCAAGGGAACTCTTTGAAACATTCGGTGTCAGAATACCGAACTTTAAACCGGTGAAAGTTGTGAATAAAAACCTAAGAAAAGTTCCTGCCAAACACTATGGAGGATATATAGAAGCTTTCTCTGGAACAATCACGCTTGATGGTGACCCCGATGTCTTGAGTTTCCTCCATGAAAATGGTCTTGGTGTTCGAACAGGACAGGGGTTTGGTATGCTTAAGGTGGTGAGAGAGTGGCACTAGTCATATATCCTCAAGGTTGGCTTCACAATGCAAACGTTTATGGTTTTCTGAAAGTTATAAATGAAAAAAGCAGGGAAAGAAAGATCTCTTTCGAATTATCGGATATTTTAAAAGACGATGGCACGATAGTTCTGGAAGACAAAATGCTGGATGAGTTGTATCTGATCGACAATTTCGATAATTTATCACTGCCTCGATTATTTGTTTTTATCCTAGAAGAGACAGCAAGAATAGAAGGTGACATAAGAAAAGCGTATAACTACTTTAAAGGCAATGTAGGATATTACGAGAATTATGTAGCACAAGTCAAAGAAAAACAATTCATGGAAAATTTATCAAAAATTGTTCACTATATATTCAGAAAACCATCGCTGGAAGGAACCGATCGATGTTTCTTCTGTGGAAATTCCTTGAAAACAGACGAAGACAGATCGATTCTTCAGAGAAAACAGTTTTCGAGGATTCTTTTTAAGGATTTTTCATCATCAGAAGGAAAGTTCCCGAATTCATTCTGGAACATGTCCAATGAATTCTATCTCTGTGACGTTTGCTCCCAAATGGCTCTGTTCAGACATTTTGTTTTTCCAAAAAGCGGTGAGAGTATTTTCGTGAACGTTCCTTCTTTCAAAGCCATATGGTATTTGAACGAAGCAATTAAAGCATACAGAGATTTGTCTCTGGAACTTTCAGTTTCAAGGGCAATATCAGAGGTTCATTTAAAACTTCAAAGACTTCTAGGGATTTGGGAAAGACAGAACGTAGAAGTTATCTACTACAACAGCAAATCCTACAGAATTTACTACATGCCACAAAGGGTGATTAATCTTTTGCTGAACACACGGATTTCTTCCATTTTGAACTCTCTGAACAGCATAAAAATCTTTGAGGCAGTGATTTATCAGGAAAGGTTGAACGAAATTCTGGAATGTGAATATTTGCTGTTGAAATACCTTTTCGATGTCTCTTCATCGGGAAGAAGTCACCTGGCAGAGAACGTGAAACAGTATGTGGGAGATGTGAAAAGAAATGCCGGATACTACATGAATACCTTGCCTGATCTTTTCCAGGAAGTAAGGAGTGTTATGGGGGTGAAGCAAATGGTACCAGTCTGGAGGATGAGGGAACTTGGGAAAGAAGCGTCTCAACTGTTTGAGCGTACCAGGTATAGACTTCTGGAATTGATAAGGCTGGCAAAAAAAGATGAAGTTTATCATCTGATCCTGAAGACATACATGGCAAACAACAAACCTTTCCCAGAAGATTTGAACAGAGTCTTTTCGGCAAAGGATGAAGATTTCAAGAACCTGATGTTCGCTTATGTGAGTGGAATGATAAGTGGGGGTGAGGAAAATGAGTAATCCAAAGGCAATCACCGCTACAATCGTTTTCGAATCTTCTGCTGTGAACAGAGATGAAAACATAGCAAACAACATTCAATCATTAAAAAAACTTCGAAGAGAAGACGGTGTCTATACCTTCTTTTCGCGAGCCAGTATGAGACACCATGTTTTCAATGCCCTCGTGAGGAAGCATGGATGGAAACCTGCTAGAGTTGCAAAAGATGGTGACGTTATTCAGTTCGACGTGTTGGAAGAAAGCATTCTAACTTCAGAAGAACTTGACTTTTTTGGATACATGAGAACATTTGAAAGTGCCTCCCTCTCAAGAAAAGCGCCTGTTGGTATGACGAAAGCGGTTTCTCTGGAAAAATGGGAAGGAGACATGGCGTTTTATGCCAATCATGACCTGGTTCAGAGGGCGCGTGAAATCGGTGAAAGTGCTGATCCAAATCCGTTCTCCAAAGAAGAACATCTTTCACTTTACAAGTACTCTGTTGTGGTCGATCTTGAAAACATTGGCAAAGAGAAAGTCATAATCAATGAAAAACAGTGCGAAAAACTGAATAGATTATTTGGAATAGATCTGAAGGAGCTGAAAGAAAAGGAAAGCATTGCCAATGATAAAGGAACCATATCACTCGAATCTGTTGGTGAAAAGAGTTACAGGATTCTTGTAACACTCAATGATCCAGAAAAACAGAAGCGCTTGAAACAGTTCTTTGACATCATAATCAACGGTTTTGAAATCCACTCTTCAACGGAAAGCTGGTGTGTATCACCAGTGTTCATAGTAATTGCCACAACAAGACTACCGGTAACACTTTTCAATCCTTATATAAAGCTGGATGATGGGAAGATAGATGTAGATTTAGTAGCAAAAATTGCAGAAGAGAATACAAACGTTATAGATTATAGAATCTGGGGCGTTCCGTTCATTCTAAAGGGTGAGGTGGATAAACTCTGCAAAGGACCAAAAGATTTAAACGATTGGGTGACTGGTGTTATTGGAGGGAAGGAGAATTCATGAAGTTGCTAAGAATAGAAATCAAAGCATCAACAGGTCATTTTGCCATTCCTTTTCTCATATTCGAAAGAAAAACATTTCCCATTCCTATGTATTCGACCATGATCGGATTTGTTTGCAACATCCTTGCTGATGAAGCAAAAATAAG is a genomic window containing:
- a CDS encoding J domain-containing protein, producing the protein MNPYEVLGVEPGASKEEIERAYRELVKKYHPDRYKDHPLRDLAEEKMKQINEAYQMLMNEEPEKNYSEEDSRFFSYSMGYRNNECRDILACLGCAWCTDTCCEACGGDCIPCM
- the cas6 gene encoding CRISPR-associated endoribonuclease Cas6; this translates as MSLLKQVYKRTPFEEIVNSHDRIPKPYVFSVGFNKIKDISGDSIIFESPIFFNFSSSIPQMVGYLYNYIVSQDSIMNGLKVAGVDLPVPKIITSKTVTFKIMGSAVLTRAEKDRYYVLPEDNDFEEALNHSIQVRLNLSRELFETFGVRIPNFKPVKVVNKNLRKVPAKHYGGYIEAFSGTITLDGDPDVLSFLHENGLGVRTGQGFGMLKVVREWH
- a CDS encoding Cas8a1 family CRISPR/Cas system-associated protein, which gives rise to MALVIYPQGWLHNANVYGFLKVINEKSRERKISFELSDILKDDGTIVLEDKMLDELYLIDNFDNLSLPRLFVFILEETARIEGDIRKAYNYFKGNVGYYENYVAQVKEKQFMENLSKIVHYIFRKPSLEGTDRCFFCGNSLKTDEDRSILQRKQFSRILFKDFSSSEGKFPNSFWNMSNEFYLCDVCSQMALFRHFVFPKSGESIFVNVPSFKAIWYLNEAIKAYRDLSLELSVSRAISEVHLKLQRLLGIWERQNVEVIYYNSKSYRIYYMPQRVINLLLNTRISSILNSLNSIKIFEAVIYQERLNEILECEYLLLKYLFDVSSSGRSHLAENVKQYVGDVKRNAGYYMNTLPDLFQEVRSVMGVKQMVPVWRMRELGKEASQLFERTRYRLLELIRLAKKDEVYHLILKTYMANNKPFPEDLNRVFSAKDEDFKNLMFAYVSGMISGGEENE
- the cas7i gene encoding type I-B CRISPR-associated protein Cas7/Cst2/DevR, producing MSNPKAITATIVFESSAVNRDENIANNIQSLKKLRREDGVYTFFSRASMRHHVFNALVRKHGWKPARVAKDGDVIQFDVLEESILTSEELDFFGYMRTFESASLSRKAPVGMTKAVSLEKWEGDMAFYANHDLVQRAREIGESADPNPFSKEEHLSLYKYSVVVDLENIGKEKVIINEKQCEKLNRLFGIDLKELKEKESIANDKGTISLESVGEKSYRILVTLNDPEKQKRLKQFFDIIINGFEIHSSTESWCVSPVFIVIATTRLPVTLFNPYIKLDDGKIDVDLVAKIAEENTNVIDYRIWGVPFILKGEVDKLCKGPKDLNDWVTGVIGGKENS